From one Chryseobacterium sp. 3008163 genomic stretch:
- a CDS encoding TM2 domain-containing protein has protein sequence MVQKKYRDLNSEQQRIFIGEFERRKKSLGVAYLLWILGGWYYAYLKKLGWLILFLLTAGGLFIWAIIDLFRIPKLIEDYNNDLALEILRDISIMFPAQENQNLDQIVSKKSVNDHYITQKTQSGESYSFFIIVGLIILFSISAFYFKPDRNQMQNKIVDDVMLHQPQLIKIMKNFFIGEELNEKYSETFITFFLSQNGYKNVGIYEEDLVLVRKLTFKDENSKENLLTAYGFLGLTKISYDNNGLQEKNIFDHRKKIIA, from the coding sequence ATGGTTCAGAAAAAATATCGAGATCTAAATTCTGAACAACAACGTATTTTTATTGGAGAATTTGAAAGACGCAAAAAATCACTAGGAGTAGCTTATTTACTTTGGATTTTGGGCGGTTGGTATTACGCTTATCTTAAAAAATTAGGATGGCTTATATTATTTTTACTAACCGCAGGAGGATTATTTATTTGGGCAATAATTGATCTCTTCAGAATTCCGAAGCTCATAGAAGATTATAATAATGATCTTGCATTGGAAATATTAAGAGATATTTCAATTATGTTTCCTGCTCAGGAGAATCAAAACTTAGATCAAATTGTATCTAAAAAGAGTGTAAACGATCATTACATAACTCAAAAAACGCAATCAGGAGAAAGTTATTCTTTTTTTATTATCGTTGGTTTAATTATCTTGTTTAGTATTTCAGCATTCTATTTTAAACCTGATCGAAATCAAATGCAAAATAAAATTGTTGATGATGTGATGCTTCATCAACCTCAGCTTATTAAAATAATGAAAAATTTCTTTATTGGTGAAGAGCTGAACGAGAAATATTCTGAGACTTTTATTACATTTTTCTTGTCTCAGAACGGATATAAGAATGTAGGTATTTACGAGGAAGATCTTGTTTTAGTTAGGAAGCTAACTTTTAAAGATGAAAATTCAAAAGAGAATTTACTCACCGCTTATGGTTTTTTAGGTTTAACCAAAATTTCTTATGATAATAATGGTTTACAAGAGAAAAATATATTTGATCACCGAAAAAAAATAATAGCGTAG
- a CDS encoding helix-turn-helix domain-containing protein, which yields MTVKEACDYFGFSEKTFYRYREMGLTVIQKGRNSKVFVRKIDVEKFLCK from the coding sequence TTGACCGTCAAAGAAGCCTGTGATTATTTCGGATTTAGTGAGAAAACCTTTTACCGATACCGAGAAATGGGATTAACTGTAATTCAGAAAGGTCGTAATTCAAAAGTATTTGTTAGAAAAATTGATGTTGAAAAATTCTTATGTAAATAA
- the rbfA gene encoding 30S ribosome-binding factor RbfA codes for MESNRQRKVAQIIQEDFAELFRKQSAESKQSFLVSVSDVKISPDLGVAKIYLSIFPQEFRASIMKEIETNKAQYRNFLGQKMAKQVRVIPQLSFYLDTALDDVEKIEKELRGEGDNPVL; via the coding sequence ATGGAAAGTAACAGACAAAGAAAAGTAGCACAAATTATACAGGAAGATTTCGCAGAATTGTTCCGCAAACAGTCAGCAGAAAGCAAACAAAGTTTTTTAGTTTCGGTTTCTGATGTCAAAATTTCTCCGGATTTGGGGGTTGCAAAAATTTATTTAAGCATTTTCCCGCAGGAATTCAGAGCTTCAATCATGAAAGAGATTGAAACTAACAAAGCACAGTACAGAAATTTCTTGGGTCAAAAGATGGCTAAGCAAGTTCGTGTAATTCCTCAGCTCAGCTTTTATCTGGATACCGCTCTTGATGATGTAGAAAAAATAGAAAAAGAACTGAGAGGCGAAGGCGACAATCCTGTATTGTAA
- a CDS encoding ATP-dependent nuclease: MSIQRDFNAIATSGHLDEFQGHTIAKEFKSPKFIYLPTLRTAHSLYKQIDQKTDSSGNISEYIYNKIEDDIFVDTVRKNYELYEDIDIFTGVHLYNEILDARNSKKEKRSRFETFEKFISQYFFDGKAIEIIAEFNKGANKKGDNTSEIISIHIEGEKHSRNLYHLGDGVQALILLMYKIFMADNDSHIFIDEPEINLHPGMQRLFLEQITSNQYLIDKNITYFISTHSNHFLDLTLEEENISIYSFYADLDEEGEKKLIIKNVNAGDNEVLKSIGVNNSSVFMANCSIWVEGISDRLYIRAFLKSYCFFIGENYPKEDIDFAFLNMQVAIWIIIF, encoded by the coding sequence ATGAGTATTCAACGTGATTTTAATGCTATTGCTACAAGTGGTCACCTAGATGAATTCCAAGGTCATACAATCGCAAAGGAGTTTAAAAGTCCTAAATTTATTTATTTACCTACTTTAAGAACCGCTCATTCTTTGTATAAACAAATTGATCAGAAAACTGATTCTTCGGGAAATATTTCAGAATATATATACAATAAGATAGAGGATGATATTTTTGTAGATACAGTAAGAAAGAATTATGAGTTATACGAGGACATAGATATATTTACTGGGGTTCATCTTTATAATGAAATCTTAGATGCAAGAAATTCGAAGAAAGAAAAAAGAAGCCGATTTGAGACTTTTGAAAAATTTATAAGTCAATATTTTTTTGACGGAAAAGCCATTGAAATCATTGCAGAGTTTAATAAAGGAGCAAATAAAAAAGGTGATAATACAAGTGAAATTATTAGCATACACATTGAAGGAGAAAAACATTCACGCAATTTGTATCATTTAGGAGACGGTGTTCAAGCATTAATTCTTCTCATGTATAAGATTTTTATGGCTGATAATGATAGTCACATATTTATTGACGAACCTGAGATTAACCTTCATCCTGGTATGCAAAGGTTGTTCTTAGAGCAAATAACATCTAATCAGTATCTAATAGATAAAAATATCACTTATTTTATTTCAACTCATTCAAATCATTTTTTGGATCTAACTTTAGAAGAAGAGAATATTTCTATTTATTCATTTTATGCTGATTTAGATGAAGAAGGTGAAAAAAAACTTATAATAAAAAATGTAAATGCTGGGGATAATGAAGTTTTAAAGAGTATAGGAGTAAACAATTCTTCTGTATTTATGGCTAATTGTAGTATTTGGGTAGAAGGTATTTCAGATAGGCTATACATCCGTGCATTTTTAAAATCATATTGTTTTTTTATAGGTGAGAATTATCCAAAAGAGGATATTGACTTTGCTTTTTTGAATATGCAGGTAGCAATTTGGATCATTATCTTTTGA
- a CDS encoding endonuclease gives MKRILFSFVLSILFINAFAQIPTGYYDNATGTGAALKTQLKTIITAGHNPGSYGGLWIAYQTTDIDNFYENDGSVLDIYSENPTNSDPYNYTVGSTNQCGSNGYGGEGDCYNREHIIPQSLFNEASPMVSDIHFIRATDGYVNNIRGSLPFGMVGVTNYISDNGSKRGSSVSAGYTGTVFEPINEFKGDVARMIFYFVTRYESQLSNFSSGNMLGNSPYPGLQQWQLNQLLAWHTQDPVSQLEISRNNASYVYQGNRNPYIDNPSYVTAVWGTPVIDTQAPTAPTNLVANNPTSNTVALSWTASTDNVGVAGYDIYANSVFKATVSGTTATVQGLAPLTAYNFYVIAKDAAGNPSPQSNIANETTLAGQPGGSSCGTEDFTNIPTSTNPAYATRTWTNNGITWTSTDSRVDEVINGKAITLRDSELTSTTLSGGIQNLQIKTQLKYGSTAGTLNVLINGNLVGTIPYTADKSMTIATINNINISGNVVIKIVNPPSSNNGNRVALDDLSWTCFSALSTSETSKEKSFSIYPNPVKNNEVFVKGENLNKIVKAEIYDLSGKLIRSIENPFKNSNKINLHGITKGVYILKTDNSTSKFIVD, from the coding sequence ATGAAGCGAATTTTATTTTCTTTTGTATTAAGTATTCTTTTTATTAATGCTTTTGCACAAATTCCGACTGGATATTACGACAACGCAACCGGTACCGGAGCAGCTTTGAAAACTCAGCTTAAAACAATTATAACTGCCGGACATAATCCCGGTTCTTATGGTGGTTTATGGATAGCTTATCAAACTACTGATATCGATAATTTTTACGAAAATGACGGGTCGGTTCTTGATATTTATTCGGAAAATCCAACCAATTCAGATCCATACAATTACACAGTAGGAAGCACCAATCAATGTGGATCCAATGGCTACGGAGGTGAAGGAGATTGCTACAACAGAGAGCATATCATTCCGCAAAGTTTATTTAACGAAGCATCACCGATGGTATCAGATATACATTTCATCCGTGCTACAGATGGTTACGTAAACAATATTAGAGGTAGTTTACCTTTTGGTATGGTAGGTGTTACAAATTACATTTCCGATAACGGTTCTAAAAGAGGAAGCTCTGTATCTGCAGGATATACCGGAACTGTATTTGAACCTATCAACGAATTTAAAGGTGATGTAGCAAGAATGATTTTTTATTTTGTAACAAGATATGAAAGTCAACTATCAAATTTTAGTTCTGGAAATATGCTTGGGAACTCTCCTTATCCGGGATTACAACAATGGCAACTGAACCAATTATTGGCTTGGCATACGCAGGATCCAGTATCTCAGCTAGAAATTAGCAGAAACAACGCATCTTATGTTTATCAAGGAAACAGAAACCCTTACATCGACAACCCATCATACGTAACTGCTGTCTGGGGAACACCTGTTATTGACACACAAGCTCCGACCGCTCCAACTAATTTAGTTGCAAATAATCCGACATCAAACACTGTTGCATTGAGCTGGACAGCTTCAACCGACAATGTAGGAGTAGCGGGATATGACATCTATGCAAATTCAGTATTTAAAGCTACAGTATCAGGAACAACAGCAACTGTTCAGGGGCTAGCTCCTTTAACGGCTTACAACTTTTATGTAATTGCTAAAGATGCAGCAGGAAACCCATCTCCTCAAAGCAATATTGCAAATGAAACTACATTAGCAGGACAACCTGGAGGCAGCAGCTGTGGAACAGAAGACTTTACAAACATTCCGACCTCTACAAATCCTGCTTATGCTACCAGAACTTGGACTAACAACGGCATCACATGGACATCAACTGATTCTAGAGTAGATGAAGTAATTAATGGTAAGGCTATAACACTTAGAGATAGCGAACTCACAAGCACTACTCTTTCTGGTGGAATTCAAAACTTGCAAATAAAAACACAATTAAAATACGGAAGTACTGCTGGTACACTCAATGTTTTAATAAATGGCAACCTTGTAGGGACAATTCCTTATACAGCAGATAAAAGCATGACAATTGCCACAATTAATAATATCAATATCTCAGGAAATGTTGTGATTAAAATAGTTAACCCGCCTAGCAGTAATAATGGCAATAGAGTTGCGTTAGACGATCTTAGCTGGACGTGTTTTAGCGCACTATCAACTTCTGAAACATCAAAAGAAAAATCTTTCAGCATCTACCCTAACCCGGTAAAAAACAATGAGGTTTTTGTAAAAGGTGAAAACTTAAACAAAATTGTAAAAGCTGAAATTTATGACTTATCAGGAAAATTAATCAGGTCGATTGAAAATCCTTTTAAAAACTCAAACAAAATCAATCTTCACGGAATTACCAAAGGAGTTTACATCCTGAAAACAGACAACAGTACTTCAAAATTCATCGTAGATTAA
- a CDS encoding shikimate dehydrogenase family protein, with translation MDSNKKLGLIGRNISYSFSKNFFEEKFQKQMLTHFSYQIFDLQEIDEVKNLLKDSELLGFNVTIPYKEKIIDYLDDLSDEAREIGAVNCVLIHDGKKTGYNTDVFGFEKTLKIHRKAHQNTALILGNGGAAKAIQYVLTKNGISSKIVSRNSDLNFENLDKETVENHKIIVQCTPVGTFPNIEDCLDFPFDGLSKDHLVIDLIYNPNYSKFIIKSAENEAKTVNGYYMLEQQAEKAWEIWNNKKK, from the coding sequence ATGGATTCCAATAAAAAACTAGGTCTCATCGGGAGAAACATTTCGTATTCTTTTTCTAAGAATTTTTTTGAAGAAAAATTTCAAAAGCAGATGCTCACTCATTTTTCATATCAGATTTTTGATCTTCAGGAAATTGACGAGGTTAAAAATTTATTGAAAGATTCTGAGCTTTTAGGCTTTAACGTAACAATTCCTTACAAAGAAAAAATCATTGATTATCTGGATGATTTAAGTGATGAGGCCAGAGAAATTGGAGCAGTGAACTGTGTCTTGATTCATGACGGAAAAAAAACAGGTTACAACACCGATGTATTTGGTTTTGAAAAAACATTAAAAATTCACAGAAAAGCACATCAAAATACGGCTTTGATTTTAGGAAATGGCGGCGCTGCAAAAGCAATTCAATATGTTTTAACTAAAAATGGAATTTCATCAAAAATAGTTTCGAGAAATTCAGATTTAAATTTTGAAAATTTAGATAAAGAAACCGTAGAAAATCATAAAATTATCGTGCAATGCACCCCTGTCGGAACATTTCCAAATATTGAAGATTGCCTGGATTTTCCTTTTGACGGACTTTCAAAAGATCACTTGGTGATTGACTTAATTTACAATCCAAATTATTCAAAATTCATCATTAAATCCGCTGAAAATGAAGCAAAAACGGTGAACGGATATTACATGCTTGAGCAACAAGCAGAAAAAGCATGGGAAATTTGGAATAATAAAAAAAAATAA
- a CDS encoding site-specific integrase gives MNKCSIKIVRRTDKRNVKGENPLILQVIINSRSKKISLKESIDPNHWDDKNSKAIGKGFKLLNVKLDKIKSDLQTFCSLKEAGGVSVTFDLIDRFLKGKKDNDFYQLFDEIVIGKGLKEATLYKYSLLRRRLKSYKSNICTSDINYSFVKGFDLYLRKLNLKEGGAIYNMHKCLKAIIQEIYLKEMIKFSPYNNFKFQGPKENEDFLDEAEVVSLRNFKLDVDQSKKYQLTKDMFLFACYTGLRFSDCENLLVKNVDLQTSVLSFTQQKTDDDIKIPFTSEARAILSGYMVGKKKDEKIFPFITNQTVNNKLKDLATLAKINKRVHFHLARHTFASSLVYKFNIPLSIVSKLLGHKKIASTLVYTNSNFSLLQNAVKDFNYGKKS, from the coding sequence ATGAATAAATGTTCAATAAAGATTGTCAGAAGAACTGATAAGAGAAATGTGAAAGGAGAGAACCCTTTAATTTTACAAGTGATAATTAATTCTCGCTCAAAAAAAATAAGCTTAAAAGAATCAATCGACCCAAATCATTGGGATGATAAAAATTCAAAGGCAATTGGAAAAGGATTTAAACTATTGAATGTTAAGCTTGATAAAATTAAATCTGATTTACAAACTTTCTGTAGTTTGAAAGAAGCTGGTGGAGTTTCTGTTACATTTGATTTAATTGATAGATTTTTGAAGGGAAAAAAAGATAATGATTTCTACCAGCTATTCGATGAAATTGTTATCGGAAAAGGGCTTAAAGAAGCTACTTTGTATAAGTACTCACTTTTAAGAAGGAGACTTAAAAGTTATAAATCAAATATATGCACGTCAGATATTAATTATAGTTTCGTGAAAGGGTTCGATTTATACTTGAGAAAGTTAAATCTAAAGGAAGGCGGTGCAATCTATAATATGCATAAGTGCCTTAAAGCTATTATCCAAGAAATTTATCTAAAGGAAATGATTAAATTTTCTCCTTACAATAATTTTAAATTTCAAGGTCCCAAAGAGAATGAAGATTTTTTAGATGAGGCGGAAGTAGTAAGTTTGAGAAATTTTAAACTAGATGTAGATCAAAGCAAAAAATATCAATTAACAAAGGATATGTTTCTTTTCGCTTGTTATACTGGATTGAGGTTTAGTGATTGTGAAAATTTATTAGTTAAAAACGTAGATCTTCAAACTTCTGTCCTTTCTTTTACGCAACAAAAAACTGATGATGATATAAAAATTCCGTTCACCTCAGAAGCTAGAGCGATTTTGAGCGGTTATATGGTAGGAAAGAAAAAAGATGAAAAAATTTTTCCTTTCATTACTAACCAGACTGTTAATAATAAATTGAAAGACTTAGCAACTTTGGCAAAGATTAATAAAAGAGTACATTTTCATCTTGCAAGGCATACTTTCGCAAGCAGCTTAGTATATAAGTTTAATATTCCTTTATCTATAGTAAGTAAATTGTTAGGGCACAAAAAGATTGCAAGTACATTAGTTTATACAAATTCTAATTTTTCTTTACTTCAGAATGCAGTAAAAGACTTTAATTATGGTAAAAAATCGTAA
- a CDS encoding ABC transporter permease: MKNIAFYIASRYLLSKKGSTAVTFITWLAVGAMTVAVAAMFVIISVFSGLEVFNQNLISNLHADLTIKSTSGKTIKDFDKIKGILKKNTEILNFSRVIEEKVYLNYNGKGDIGYLRGVDSSYIKVNPIDNTIFFGKYPSFQYSNEVIMEHGLEMRLSIPVDTLNNFATVFMPKSGTGIINKEEDIYNKKNILVTGIFPGNDQLNNYIIAPIELSEELLDLPKNSAYQIVIKLKNPDKINQVKKDLLSSIGKGVEIKTKQEENAAFWKMINTEKLFIYLIFALVIFITTFNLAGAIIILQLDKKQQAKSLISLGFPLSHLRKTYFYTGILIVVLGVISGLLLGTALCFFQLKTEFFKAVETLPFPVKIVAENYLIVAATASIFGISISWFFSKISKDYITKN; the protein is encoded by the coding sequence TTGAAAAACATTGCATTTTATATAGCTTCACGCTACCTTTTATCTAAAAAAGGAAGTACGGCAGTCACATTCATTACGTGGCTGGCGGTGGGCGCTATGACGGTTGCCGTCGCTGCAATGTTTGTCATTATCTCTGTGTTTTCAGGTTTAGAGGTATTTAATCAGAATTTGATTTCAAATCTTCATGCCGATTTAACGATTAAAAGTACATCGGGGAAAACCATAAAAGATTTTGATAAGATTAAAGGTATTTTAAAAAAGAATACAGAAATTCTGAATTTCTCGCGTGTGATTGAGGAAAAAGTTTATCTCAATTATAACGGAAAAGGTGACATTGGGTATTTACGAGGTGTAGATTCTTCTTATATTAAAGTAAACCCGATTGACAATACCATTTTTTTTGGTAAATATCCCAGCTTTCAATATTCCAATGAAGTTATTATGGAACACGGTCTCGAAATGCGACTTTCGATTCCTGTTGATACTTTGAATAATTTCGCTACGGTTTTTATGCCAAAATCCGGAACCGGAATTATCAATAAAGAAGAAGATATTTACAACAAAAAGAATATTCTGGTTACCGGTATTTTTCCGGGAAATGATCAATTAAACAATTACATCATTGCACCGATTGAGTTGTCTGAAGAACTTCTTGATCTTCCAAAAAACTCGGCTTACCAAATTGTAATTAAACTTAAAAACCCTGACAAAATTAATCAGGTAAAAAAGGATTTACTTTCATCAATCGGCAAAGGAGTTGAAATTAAAACCAAGCAAGAAGAGAACGCAGCTTTCTGGAAGATGATTAATACAGAAAAACTTTTCATTTATTTAATATTCGCTTTGGTAATTTTCATTACAACATTCAATTTGGCCGGAGCAATTATCATCTTACAACTCGACAAAAAGCAACAGGCAAAATCATTAATATCTTTAGGATTTCCTTTAAGTCATTTAAGGAAAACATATTTCTATACGGGAATTTTAATTGTTGTCTTAGGCGTTATTTCAGGCTTACTTTTGGGAACAGCATTATGTTTTTTTCAATTGAAAACTGAGTTTTTCAAAGCTGTTGAAACCTTACCTTTCCCTGTGAAAATTGTGGCAGAAAATTATTTAATAGTTGCTGCAACCGCTTCTATATTCGGAATTTCTATTTCTTGGTTTTTCTCAAAGATCAGTAAAGATTACATTACTAAAAATTAA
- a CDS encoding DNA cytosine methyltransferase, translating to MNEIGYTVNYKILNSSDFGVPQKRERIFIVGSLHGIAFDFPLAMAVNAVTVGDALSDLPILQNGQVSDKLSYSGKPSSDYARLMRGGLKEVKNNYVSKNSDLVIDRYSHVPQGGNWKNIPDKLMMNYKDHSRCHGGIYRRLSNNIPSVVIGNYRKNMLIHPTQNRGLSVREAARLQSFPDNFEFVGPINQQQQQVGDAVPPLLAKAVFDKLMQYTI from the coding sequence TTGAACGAGATAGGATATACTGTAAACTACAAAATTTTAAACTCTTCTGATTTTGGTGTACCTCAGAAGAGAGAGAGAATATTTATAGTAGGTTCATTACATGGTATAGCCTTCGATTTTCCTTTAGCTATGGCAGTAAATGCAGTTACGGTTGGAGACGCATTATCTGATTTACCTATTTTGCAAAATGGGCAAGTATCTGATAAATTAAGCTATTCGGGAAAGCCTTCATCGGATTATGCTAGATTAATGAGGGGAGGTCTGAAAGAAGTTAAAAATAATTATGTTTCTAAAAATTCAGATTTGGTAATAGATAGGTATAGCCATGTTCCTCAAGGAGGTAATTGGAAGAATATTCCCGATAAACTGATGATGAACTATAAAGATCATTCTAGATGTCATGGAGGAATTTATCGCAGATTATCAAACAATATTCCGTCAGTAGTGATAGGTAATTATAGAAAGAATATGTTGATACACCCTACCCAAAATAGAGGCTTATCTGTAAGAGAAGCGGCAAGACTTCAGTCTTTTCCAGATAATTTTGAATTTGTTGGTCCGATAAATCAGCAACAACAACAAGTGGGTGACGCTGTTCCTCCATTGTTAGCAAAAGCAGTTTTTGATAAATTAATGCAGTATACTAT
- a CDS encoding adenylate/guanylate cyclase domain-containing protein: MSINQFIQIQKLGIDLSKDFKSTLLDLQIAAVTSKFETYGKDFIGNDLAAEHLKKNFENVKDGTIDKTSILYGFRRQFPYSTIKELEENESKLDQILSFGKKYDDAIIVLTDIKSFSSLVSVSDPDDLNDLMSKYYMNARDLVFKYGGILDKFIGDAVLAIFNYPFKDPNSFSKATKFCAELILMGNNILNEFQRKLDQKIETGTRVGIATGTIYPLNISTEEYEVTFIGDKINLAARLEKNCEVNGILLSNKFYHKLADSDSDLINKIQFEEIVIDPKDAKGQTDPISAWKIENTTVVKIVE; encoded by the coding sequence ATGAGTATAAATCAATTTATACAAATTCAAAAATTAGGCATTGACTTATCAAAAGATTTTAAATCAACCCTATTAGATCTGCAAATTGCTGCAGTAACATCAAAATTTGAAACATATGGGAAAGATTTTATTGGTAATGATCTTGCAGCTGAACACTTAAAAAAGAATTTTGAAAATGTAAAAGATGGTACAATTGATAAAACAAGTATTCTATACGGTTTTAGAAGACAATTCCCTTATTCTACAATTAAAGAATTAGAAGAAAATGAGTCGAAATTAGATCAAATCCTTAGCTTTGGAAAAAAATACGATGATGCGATAATAGTACTAACGGACATTAAAAGTTTTTCGAGCTTAGTTTCCGTTTCTGATCCTGATGACCTCAATGACTTAATGAGTAAGTATTATATGAATGCTAGAGATCTAGTATTTAAATATGGAGGAATATTAGATAAATTCATTGGAGATGCTGTATTAGCAATCTTTAACTACCCTTTTAAAGATCCAAACTCTTTTTCAAAAGCAACAAAATTTTGTGCAGAATTAATTCTAATGGGAAATAATATTTTAAATGAATTTCAAAGAAAATTAGATCAAAAAATTGAAACTGGCACTCGTGTAGGAATTGCAACTGGAACAATATATCCACTTAACATTAGCACAGAAGAATATGAGGTCACATTCATTGGTGACAAAATAAATTTAGCTGCCAGATTAGAAAAAAATTGTGAAGTAAACGGAATTTTGTTGAGCAATAAATTTTATCATAAACTAGCTGATAGTGACTCAGATTTGATCAATAAAATTCAGTTTGAAGAGATAGTAATTGATCCTAAAGATGCCAAAGGACAGACAGATCCTATATCAGCTTGGAAAATTGAAAATACGACAGTAGTAAAAATAGTCGAATAG
- a CDS encoding DNA cytosine methyltransferase, producing MIGIEVFSGPGGMSSGAKLAGIDVKIAVEKDRYAAQTYAKNHPNTTVVVDDISNIKDFVFDRHNDQVVLFGGPPCQGYSNSNQKNKSKDNPKNWLFKEFVRCTKLIKPDWIVIENVRGLLNLEKGFF from the coding sequence ATGATAGGAATAGAGGTTTTTTCTGGACCAGGAGGAATGTCTTCAGGAGCAAAATTAGCGGGAATCGATGTTAAGATTGCAGTAGAGAAAGATCGTTACGCTGCACAAACATATGCAAAAAATCATCCTAATACAACTGTAGTTGTCGACGATATATCAAATATAAAAGACTTTGTATTCGACAGACATAATGATCAGGTAGTCCTTTTCGGTGGTCCGCCATGCCAAGGATACTCAAATTCGAATCAAAAAAATAAGTCGAAGGACAATCCTAAAAACTGGCTTTTCAAAGAGTTCGTTAGATGCACAAAATTGATCAAACCAGATTGGATTGTTATTGAAAATGTAAGAGGTCTCTTAAATCTTGAAAAAGGTTTTTTTTAA